In the Phaseolus vulgaris cultivar G19833 chromosome 7, P. vulgaris v2.0, whole genome shotgun sequence genome, one interval contains:
- the LOC137829751 gene encoding uncharacterized protein has translation MDFFSRDINEDSMLRCPFLRNINEPTNFSFSTPLALPMPVRGAKGPIFEDGPNFDLAFRLFHGSDGVVPLSDRSFRHSEKKVQSEPPKSQFNPLAAKAATISLSSFGFGGPFSFDSFSEKWNNQKRKSKSSKDGSKHEAGNDWLQNGNCPIAKSYRAVSNVLPLVAKVIQPPPGMKYKCPPAVVAARAAIARTAFAKNLRPQSLPTKVLVIGMLGMAANVPLGIWREHTKKFSPAWFTAVHAAVPFIALLRKSVLMPKSAMAFTIAASVLGQVIGSRAERYRLKAVAAGKVSITETSGVGPLHLPVSKTKDKHCGDAVDWNALSLQLAPTSSTDVFG, from the exons ATGGACTTCTTTTCTAGAGACATAAATGAGGACTCTATGCTTAGATGTCCATTCTTGAGGAACATCAATGAGCCTACTAACTTCTCATTCTCTACACCTTTGGCTTTACCAATGCCT GTTCGTGGAGCTAAAGGTCCAATTTTTGAAGATGGCCCCAATTTTGATTTGGCATTTAGGCTTTTCCACGGGAGTGATGGTGTAGTACCTTTATCGGACAGATCTTTTCGTCATTCAGAGAAGAAAGTACAGTCAGAGCCTCCCAAATCCCAATTCAATCCTTTAGCTGCTAAGGCAGCAACTATTAGTTTGTCATCATTTGGATTTGGTGGGCCTTTCAGTTTTGATTCATTTTCTGAGAAGTGGAACAACCAgaaaagaaaatccaaatcttCAAAG GATGGTTCAAAGCATGAGGCAGGCAACGATTGGTTGCAAAATGGGAACTGCCCAATTGCAAAGTCATATCGTGCAGTTAGTAACGTCCTTCCACTTGTTGCAAAGGTTATTCAGCCTCCTCCAGGCATGAAATACAAGTGCCCACCAGCCGTAGTTGCAGCCCGGGCAGCCATAGCACGCACCGCATTTGCTAAGAACCTCCGCCCTCAGTCCCTGCCTACAAAGGTTCTTGTGATTGGAATGCTGGGCATGGCGGCTAATGTTCCCTTGGGTATATGGAGAGAACATACTAAGAAATTTTCACCAGCATGGTTTACTGCAGTCCATGCAGCTGTTCCATTCATAGCACTGCTGAGGAAGTCTGTCTTGATGCCTAAATCAGCTATGGCATTTACTATTGCAGCATCAGTGTTAGGCCAAGTAATTGGTTCAAGGGCAGAGAGATACAGGCTCAAGGCAGTTGCTGCTGGAAAGGTGTCTATAACAGAAACCTCTGGTGTTGGTCCACTCCATCTACCAGTTTCCAAAACAAAAGACAAGCACTGCGGTGATGCTGTGGACTGGAATGCACTTTCTCTGCAGCTGGCACCAACTTCATCAACGGATGTATTCGGCTGA
- the LOC137828235 gene encoding uncharacterized protein produces MGTDKSNRVGLVISTTSSIRVFLSGASKDSTLSDELRQTSSDLLLQSEVPYAPLRAVWMASDPSSRPDLTRLFSGTRFVFCSPKPREKSEELKARLKKLEDLAERKAYQELVKDIAPPRDDDPEPFSSYKDQLGFGLHVVVTMFTGYLIGYAAFRALFNHSPAMNAAGGILGLVGAMFVETFLFIIRSSNADTNKTKKIRSRSSFSTPSSKKNQ; encoded by the exons ATGGGTACCGACAAGTCAAACCGGGTCGGGTTAGTTATATCCACCACATCCTCGATTCGGGTTTTTCTCTCCGGTGCGTCGAAAGACTCTACTCTTTCCGATGAACTTCGCCAAACATCCTCCGACCTGCTCCTCCAATCGGAGGTGCCCTACGCCCCACTTCGCGCTGTTTGGATGGCTTCTGATCCATCATCCAGACCAGACTTGACCCGACTCTTTTCGGGCACTCGTTTCGTCTTCTGCAGCCCTAAGCCCAGAGAGAAG AGTGAAGAATTGAAAGCGAGGCTGAAAAAGCTGGAAGATTTAGCGGAGCGGAAAGCGTATCAAGAACTTGTGAAGGATATTGCACCGCCTAGGGATGATGATCCGGAACCATTCTCTTCTTACAAGGATCAATTGGGGTTTG GTTTGCATGTTGTGGTTACCATGTTTACTGGCTATCTTATTGGATATGCTGCATTTAGAGCCTTGTTTAATCACAGTCCTGCCATG AATGCTGCTGGAGGAATTCTGGGGTTGGTTGGTGCCATGTTTGTTGAAACTTTCCTTTTCATTATTAGAAGTTCAAATGCAGATaccaacaaaacaaaaaaaatcagatcAAGATCATCCTTTTCAACACCCAGTTCTAAGAAAAATCAGTAG